In the Tetrapisispora phaffii CBS 4417 chromosome 7, complete genome genome, one interval contains:
- the RET2 gene encoding coatomer subunit delta (similar to Saccharomyces cerevisiae RET2 (YFR051C); ancestral locus Anc_3.575), which translates to MAVLAASITTRNGKPLLSRQFVEMSKDRVMELLSNFQGLVANISSDHTYVEDEHVRYVYKPFDDYYLILMTNRQSNIIQDLSTLNLFSQTVNYYLNSFDENEIFENAFEILSSFDEIIVMGHKENLTIQQVNNYISMESHEERIQEIIEKNKESEANAERKRRAKEIARKEHERKMGMPPSVYDIATQQKFSASTDPNVANAYNSYYSNASSAAQQSYLHSHQQQETHMDNMGESRYSQINRGVGKGMQLSKGNKGPGMSSIRSSNAARPAYQEPEEEKPVNNGILITIKETVNAEISRDGAITSSELKGVMELRINKAELGHAKLTLTDNVDVTDKTLQFKTHPNIDKNTFLSSKVLGLRSSDKTFPCNDQSLGILRWRKVGKVDDKALIPLDVSTWVSPSEEAEGVFEVTVEFEVTSTYNKPLENIIFTIPVVTDNVSISEDNNDVNASIAGIDDEQGISIKVESIQPGSSGVFGFQIEAGFEDAMFPMNVRFQHKGENESGFTNINVASITASTDDAVELPFDILSTLKAEEYIIV; encoded by the coding sequence ATGGCCGTTTTAGCTGCATCTATTACTACCCGTAATGGGAAACCTTTGCTATCAAGACAATTTGTCGAAATGTCTAAGGATCGTGTGATGGAATTACTTTCCAATTTCCAAGGTTTAGTTGCTAACATTTCCTCTGACCATACTTATGTCGAAGATGAACATGTTAGATACGTTTACAAACCATTTgatgattattatttgattttgatgaCAAATCGCCAATCAAATATCATTCAAGATTTATCTactttgaatttattttctcaAACTGTCAATTACTACTTGAATAgttttgatgaaaatgagaTATTCGAGAATGCTTTTGAAATACTAAGTTCATTCGATGAAATTATCGTTATGGGTcataaagaaaatttgaCTATTCAACAAGTCAATAACTACATATCTATGGAATCTCACGAAGAAAGAATTCAAGAgattattgaaaagaacAAAGAATCCGAAGCTAATGCTGAAAGAAAACGTCGTGCCAAGGAAATTGCAAGAAAGGAACATGAAAGGAAAATGGGCATGCCACCAAGTGTTTATGATATTGCTACTCAACAAAAGTTCTCAGCTAGTACTGATCCAAATGTTGCAAATGCTTACAACAGTTATTACAGTAATGCATCTTCTGCTGCCCAGCAATCATATTTACATTCACATCAACAACAAGAAACTCATATGGATAACATGGGAGAATCCAGATATTCTCAAATAAATCGTGGTGTTGGCAAAGGCATGCAATTATCAAAGGGTAACAAAGGCCCAGGGATGTCATCCATTCGTTCTTCAAATGCAGCTCGTCCAGCTTATCAAGAaccagaagaagaaaagcCTGTTAACAATGGTATCTTAATTACCATTAAGGAAACTGTCAATGCTGAAATATCAAGAGATGGTGCTATAACTTCTAGTGAACTAAAGGGTGTCATGGAATTACGTATCAACAAGGCTGAGTTAGGTCATGCTAAATTAACACTAACTGATAACGTTGATGTTACAGACAAAACCTTACAATTTAAAACGCATCCAAATATCGACAAAAACACATTTTTGTCATCAAAAGTATTGGGTTTAAGATCAAGTGATAAAACATTCCCATGTAACGATCAAAGTTTAGGTATCCTAAGATGGCGTAAAGTGGGTAAAGTCGATGATAAAGCTCTAATCCCATTAGATGTCTCCACATGGGTTTCACCATCGGAAGAAGCTGAAGGTGTGTTCGAGGTTACTGTAGAGTTCGAAGTTACCTCCACTTACAACAAACCATTAGAAAATATCATATTCACCATCCCAGTTGTCACCGACAATGTATCAATCAGCGAAGATAACAACGATGTCAATGCCTCCATCGCCGGTATCGACGACGAGCAAGGTATTTCCATCAAAGTGGAATCCATCCAACCTGGCTCTTCCGGTGTCTTTGGCTTCCAAATCGAAGCTGGTTTTGAAGATGCTATGTTCCCAATGAACGTCAGATTCCAACACAAGGGTGAAAACGAATCTGGTTTCACCAATATCAACGTCGCCAGCATCACCGCATCCACTGATGACGCCGTAGAATTACcatttgatatattgtCGACCTTGAAGGCAGAGGAATACATTATAGTTTAA
- the RMR1 gene encoding Rmr1p (similar to Saccharomyces cerevisiae YGL250W; ancestral locus Anc_3.577), with the protein MSNNNLDVQVRLEDTDVVGIKPDTESRIQEIEDIDVDVEESEPIYATKSDESLQSDSLVNDDYENEENAINGVDISSIAAQLLQSKSLPKIVIRYENTDFLLFNCDDSNDEVISILCEDVSLVNAECLELLKHIRLSLERYYGKLAFMSKEMYLHIPSLDLTINEDNLYNNKISMNDIISIYEILRGRSLDRNEANVPDHLLVELKLRQRFLNRYNSLVELTENDEASLLNIVPFSNNQSDPVVLEDD; encoded by the coding sequence ATGAGCAACAACAACCTGGACGTTCAAGTAAGGTTAGAAGACACTGACGTGGTTGGTATTAAGCCAGATACGGAATCGCGAATTCAAGAAATTGAGGATATCGATGTAGACGTCGAAGAATCAGAGCCTATATATGCGACAAAAAGCGATGAATCTTTACAGTCCGACTCTTTGGTGAATGACGATTATGAGAATGAAGAGAATGCGATCAATGGAGTTGATATAAGTAGCATTGCTGCGCAGTTATTGCAAAGCAAGTCCTTACCGAAGATAGTAATCAGATATGAAAACACCGACTTCCTCTTATTCAATTGTGACGATTCGAATGACGAGGTGATATCGATACTGTGTGAAGATGTCAGTCTAGTGAATGCTGAATGTTTGGAGTTATTAAAACACATACGTCTATCGTTAGAAAGATATTATGGGAAACTTGCGTTTATGAGCAAAGAAATGTACTTGCATATCCCCTCCCTAGACTTGACAATAAACGAGGACAACCTTtacaacaataaaatatcgaTGAACGATATCATAAGTATATATGAGATTTTACGAGGACGGTCGTTGGACAGAAACGAAGCAAACGTCCCAGACCATCTCCTTGTGGAACTAAAACTAAGACAGCGATTCTTAAATCGCTACAATTCATTGGTTGAACTAACAGAAAACGACGAGGCTTCACTTTTAAACATTGTCCCTTTCTCCAATAACCAAAGCGATCCTGTCGTTCTCGAAGACGACTAA
- the HFM1 gene encoding DNA helicase (similar to Saccharomyces cerevisiae HFM1 (YGL251C); ancestral locus Anc_3.578) — protein MDRNSLEYKKRASENSRPWFNVGIVHNKLLDDDLNTYNNDKLELSDDDDYLGDKRSLFSSVINDNSGMSVSEKESGARQRKKIRIKKTSDNTVNCDSNLVSTEVLPDRFKTVFDFSLFNKMQSACFNQLYNETENCVISAPTGSGKTVLFELAILNLVKNNNFELGNIKVLYIAPTKSLCYEKLKSWNSKFVDLRIGMLTGDTSQLEVENVRKSNVIITTPEKWDQLTRKWEDYSRLFDLIKLILVDEIHILKDNRGAILEVVLTRMNYRYPDIRIVAVSATIPNINDIAVWLKSNVNRQNPALVLDFDDSYRQVALKKYVYGIFSSNKNDYQKDAFYNSKLDEVFYNHGKKKPILIFCPTRSSTASTAKYIGHESRYMEEMSVNKKSVIFDDHTLNECYNNGVLFHHAGLSLEDRRLVEETYLDGTIKILCSTTTLAVGINLPAYLVIIKGTKMWSISGNDEYSELDILQMLGRAGRPQYENEGCAVILTDTTKKEKYSNLINGCENLESRLHLNLLEHLCAEISLKTCHSLDSFIEWLKSTFFYVRYLKAPAKYPQVHKYFRPSDKNSEFQLQEFCKTLLRKLEDNNIIFQTDGTYECTSHGISLVRHYVMFDTITKFVFVTSNLSLSDVLSLLSKAEEFKGIRLRHNEKRLYKEINSSPLTKFPFLTENKQAQIISQGFQKVSLLLQYEFGGLEFPKYEGSLKLHQILVQDKMKALKDSYRIIKSMIDIFISKKDGISLRNALFLLRCLNGNCWDNTPMTLRQIKNVGLVSVRKLLSHGIHSLKDVLTLSESQVEYYLNLNPGAGTKILRDVALIPKIELDVQVVESSINKENNGIYACFRVELSCDYKTAVWHGKRLSIDILTIKQDGSFLDFRRIGIEQLKHPRSYKLECILNTSCEKISFAANCQEISGIGKMVEFNGTLLFKNHFSNKNKMTFLENIMNEVNDSNELDAIPLSSDDSLINYLDTSKNRETGKASSPKNTLYEDTKNPRTEREVLLNGNLACQHSCKDKMTCRHICCRGGIPPNAVRRKRGDKVHTLKVEQNSNQNLNNKTAQIEKEMLTDYLQNQYHSNGTLMSNSYHSPEINSIIHEKSLPSVVTTPIKVERTITTILSTSSPSSPTPCSSSQEMTDASNNGLNFLGSDVQFQ, from the coding sequence ATGGATAGGAATTCGTTGGAATATAAAAAGAGGGCCTCTGAAAATAGCCGCCCATGGTTCAACGTTGGCATAGTTCACAATAAACTGCTTGACGATGATCTTAACACgtataataatgacaaGTTAGAACTAtctgatgatgatgactATCTGGGTGATAAACGTTCGTTGTTTAGTAGTGTCATAAATGATAATTCAGGAATGTCTGTCTCTGAAAAGGAATCTGGGGCAAGACAAcgaaaaaaaattagaattaaGAAAACAAGCGATAATACTGTTAATTGTGATTCAAATTTAGTTAGTACTGAAGTGTTGCCAGACAGATTTAAAACGGTATTCGATTTCTCTCTCTTCAATAAAATGCAATCAGCATGCTTCAATCAGTTGTATAATGAAACTGAAAATTGTGTCATATCAGCACCAACAGGTTCAGGCAAAACTGTTTTATTTGAGCTGgcaatattaaatttggttaaaaataacaactTTGAATTAGGAAATATTAAGGTATTATATATAGCACCAACAAAATCGTTATGTTATGAGAAACTAAAAAGTTGGAACTCTAAATTTGTTGATTTAAGGATAGGTATGCTAACAGGTGATACTTCTCAATTAGAAGTTGAAAATGTAAGAAAATCAAACGTAATAATAACTACACCTGAAAAATGGGATCAATTGACACGGAAATGGGAGGATTATTCGAGGTTATTTGacttgataaaattgatattagtTGATGAGATTCATATACTAAAGGATAACAGAGGTGCAATATTGGAAGTAGTGTTGACTCGAATGAATTATAGATATCCTGATATTAGAATAGTAGCAGTTAGTGCTACTATCCCAAATATAAACGATATTGCAGTTTGGTTAAAATCCAACGTGAATCGTCAAAATCCGGCATTAGTTCttgattttgatgataGTTACAGACAAGTtgcattaaaaaaatatgtatatggGATATTCTCTAGCAATAAAAACGATTATCAAAAAGATGCATTTTACAACTCAAAGTTGGATGAAGTATTTTATAATCATGGCAAAAAAAAACctattttaatattctGTCCAACTAGATCCTCGACCGCTTCAACGGCAAAATATATTGGTCATGAATCTCGATATATGGAAGAAATGTcagtaaataaaaaatcagtTATATTTGATGACCACACCCTAAATGAATGTTATAATAATGGTGTGTTATTCCATCATGCAGGATTATCATTGGAAGATAGAAGGTTGGTTGAAGAAACGTATTTGGACGGAacaatcaaaatattatgttCTACAACAACTTTAGCTGTCGGTATAAATTTGCCTGCATATCTGGTAATAATTAAAGGAACCAAAATGTGGTCCATATCAGGAAACGATGAATATTCCGAGTTAGATATTCTTCAAATGTTAGGTAGAGCTGGAAGACCTCaatatgaaaatgaagGATGTGCAGTAATATTGACGGATACCacgaaaaaagaaaaatatagtaatttaataaatggtTGCGAAAACCTTGAAAGCAGAttacatttaaatttattagaacaTTTATGTGCTGAAATCTCATTAAAAACGTGCCATTCTTTGGATAGTTTTATAGAATGGTTAAAGAGCACTTTTTTCTATGTAAGATACCTGAAGGCTCCTGCAAAGTATCCACAAGTTCACAAGTATTTTAGGCCCTCAGACAAAAATTCAGAATTTCAACTTCAAGAGTTTTGTAAGACGTTACTAAGAAAGCTGGAAgataacaatattatattccAAACTGATGGTACATATGAATGCACTTCACATGGAATTTCGTTGGTGCGACATTATGTTATGTTTGatacaattacaaaatttgTGTTTGTAACTTCGAATTTAAGTCTTTCTGATGTGTTATCTTTGCTTTCTAAAGCAGAAGAGTTTAAAGGAATAAGATTGAGACATAACGAGAAAAGATTGTATAAAGAAATAAACTCATCGCCGTTAACTAAATTTCCCTTCTTAACCGAGAATAAACAGGCACAGATTATTAGTCAAGGATTCCAAAAAGTATCCCTTCTTTTACAATATGAATTTGGTGGATTAgaatttccaaaatatgAAGGATCGCTGAAATTACATCAAATCTTAGTGCAGGATAAAATGAAGGCCCTTAAGGATAGCTATCGAATTATAAAATCTAtgattgatatatttatttccaAGAAAGATGGTATTTCGTTGAGAAATGCACTGTTTTTGCTCAGATGTTTGAATGGTAACTGTTGGGATAATACTCCAATGACCTTGAgacaaattaaaaatgtcgGATTAGTATCAGTTAGAAAACTTCTAAGTCATGGTATACATTCTCTTAAAGATGTTCTTACACTTTCAGAGAGTCAAGTTGagtattatttaaatttaaatccTGGCGCGGGGACAAAAATACTTAGAGATGTCGCATTAATaccaaaaattgaattggATGTCCAAGTTGTTGAAAGTTCTATAAATAAGGAAAATAACGGTATTTATGCTTGTTTTAGAGTTGAACTTTCATGTGACTATAAAACTGCAGTTTGGCATGGCAAGCGTTTATCGATTGATATTTTGACAATAAAACAGGATGGGTCCTTTCTTGATTTTCGTAGAATTGGAATCGAACAGTTGAAACATCCAAGAAGCTATAAACTTGAATGCATTTTAAATACCTCATgtgaaaaaatatcatttgcAGCAAATTGCCAAGAAATTTCAGGAATTGGAAAGATGGTAGAGTTTAATGGTActttattgtttaaaaatcatttctcaaacaaaaataaaatgacaTTTTTAGAGAATATTATGAATGAAGTTAATGATAGCAATGAACTGGATGCCATTCCATTATCTTCAGATGATAGCCTTATAAATTACTTAGATACTAGCAAAAACAGAGAAACTGGTAAGGCATCAAGTCCAAAAAATACACTCTATGAGGACACAAAAAATCCTAGAACAGAAAGAGAAGTGCTCCTTAACGGAAATTTAGCCTGCCAACACAGTTGCAAAGACAAGATGACATGCAGACATATATGTTGTCGAGGTGGTATTCCTCCTAATGCTGtgagaagaaaaagagGTGATAAGGTACATACTTTAAAGGTGGaacaaaattcaaatcaaaatttaaataataaaactgcCCAGatagaaaaagaaatgttAACTGATTATCTACAAAACCAATATCATTCTAATGGAACTTTAATGTCAAACTCTTACCATTCCCCTGAAATTAATAGTATAATTCATGAGAAATCCCTTCCCTCTGTTGTTACTACGCCTATAAAGGTGGAACGTACGATAACAACAATTTTGTCTACTTCTTCGCCTTCCTCTCCTACTCCatgttcttcttctcaAGAGATGACAGATGCTTCCAATAATGGACTTAATTTTTTGGGATCTGATGTCCAGTTTCAATAG
- the HXK2 gene encoding hexokinase 2 (similar to Saccharomyces cerevisiae HXK1 (YFR053C) and HXK2 (YGL253W); ancestral locus Anc_3.581) — protein MVHLGPKKPPARKGSMIDMPKELKDDLQAIVSSFDVSTETLHAVVKHFITELDKGLSKKGGNIPMIPGWVLEYPTGKESGDFLAIDLGGTNLRVVLVELGGDRTFDTTQSKYKIPTAMRTTQDPEELWAFIADSLDSFVKERFPEGVDKPLPLGFTFSYPASQERINSGVLQRWTKGFDIPDTEGRDVVTLLRKQLEIRKTPIEVVALINDTTGTLVASLYTDGETKMGVIFGTGVNGAYYDKVSGIEKLEGRLASDITPDMPMAINCEYGSFDNEHVVLPRNKYDIQIDNESPRPGQQAFEKMSSGYYLGELVRLSLLDLYNQGHIFKGQDVTKLKTPYVMDTSFPSKIEDDPFENLENTDELFQNELNIQTTASEREIIRRICEAVGVRAARVSACGIAAICQKMGYETGHIAADGSVFNLYPGFKERVHAALKDIYGWKEESDYKKYPIVVVPAEDGSGAGAAIIAALTQKRLAAGKSVGVSN, from the coding sequence ATGGTTCACTTAGGTCCAAAAAAGCCACCTGCTAGAAAAGGTTCAATGATTGACATGCCAAAGGAATTGAAAGATGACTTACAAGCCATCGTTTCTTCTTTCGACGTCTCAACCGAAACTCTACATGCTGTTGTCAAGCACTTTATTACCGAGTTAGACAAAGGTCTATCCAAGAAAGGGGGTAACATTCCAATGATTCCAGGTTGGGTTTTGGAATACCCAACTGGTAAGGAAAGTGGTGACTTCTTAGCCATTGATTTAGGTGGTACCAACTTAAGAGTCGTTTTAGTTGAATTAGGTGGTGACAGAACTTTTGACACTACTCAATCCAAGTATAAGATTCCAACTGCTATGAGAACCACTCAAGACCCTGAAGAATTATGGGCTTTCATTGCTGATTCTTTAGACTCTTTTGTTAAGGAAAGATTCCCAGAAGGCGTCGACAAGCCATTACCATTAGGTTTCACTTTCTCTTACCCAGCTTCTCAAGAAAGAATTAACTCTGGTGTTTTACAAAGATGGACCAAGGGTTTCGATATTCCAGACACTGAAGGTCGCGATGTTGTCACCTTATTACGTAAACAATTAGAAATTAGAAAGACTCCAATTGAAGTTGTTGCTTTAATTAACGATACTACTGGTACTTTAGTCGCTTCCCTATACACTGATGGTGAAACTAAGATGGGTGTTATTTTCGGTACTGGTGTCAACGGTGCCTACTACGACAAAGTCAGCGGTATTGAAAAGTTAGAAGGTAGATTAGCTTCCGATATTACTCCAGATATGCCAATGGCTATTAACTGTGAATATGGTTCTTTCGATAACGAACATGTTGTATTACCAAGAAACAAGTATGATATCcaaattgataatgaatCTCCAAGACCAGGTCAACAAGCTTTCGAAAAGATGTCTTCTGGTTATTACTTAGGTGAATTAGTTCgtttatctttattagACTTATACAACCAAGGTCATATTTTCAAGGGTCAAGATGTTACCAAGTTAAAGACTCCATACGTTATGGATACCTCTTTCCCATCTAAGATTGAAGATGATCCATTTGAAAACTTAGAAAACACTGATGAATTATTccaaaatgaattaaacaTTCAAACTACCGCCTCTGAACGTGAAATCATCAGAAGAATCTGTGAAGCTGTTGGTGTTAGAGCTGCCAGAGTTTCCGCTTGTGGTATCGCTGCTATCTGCCAAAAGATGGGTTACGAAACTGGTCATATTGCTGCTGATGGTTCCGTTTTCAACTTATACCCAGGTTTCAAGGAAAGAGTCCATGCTGCCTTAAAGGACATCTACGGATGGAAGGAAGAATCCGACTACAAGAAGTATCCAATTGTTGTTGTCCCAGCTGAAGATGGTTCTGGTGCTGGTGCTGCCATTATTGCTGCTTTAACTCAAAAGAGATTAGCTGCTGGTAAATCTGTTGGTGTTTCTAACTAA
- the FZF1 gene encoding Fzf1p — MSLQTKNSKRFKKYRCTYEGCGKIYDRPSLLQQHRYSHTNERPYACQYENCGKKFMRPCHLRVHEWTHSQVKPRTCHVCGKGLITSQQLTRHLKSHEKKLQRQLHNADVEVTNNDVVLMPNGYNTPAKADITVPSLDTPYSEGTRMIDIKSPHGIIKIPCIYEGCDMEMTEKDDLMNHMIEEHLVSQFSKSDRVFEGNFTNVDGIFPSPPNSSVSSERPSTVDLSVLTQSQRESFLHDNIDVPISQGQHVQRKSSADGRPYPKFLYQPGHEGASPVNPFAFDLVNNESLIRDYWCNLNCRVEGCSCSSGKWFNSVFELIEHYDQTHEFVPVTLVKYGYISLFSTEE; from the coding sequence ATGAGTTTACAAACTAAGAATAGCAAGAGATTTAAGAAGTACAGATGCACTTATGAAGGCTGCGGGAAGATATACGATCGCCCTTCGTTATTGCAACAACACAGATACTCACATACCAATGAAAGACCATACGCATGCCAGTATGAGAACTGTGGCAAGAAGTTCATGAGACCTTGTCATTTGAGGGTCCATGAGTGGACACATTCGCAAGTCAAGCCAAGAACATGCCATGTCTGCGGTAAAGGTTTAATCACTTCGCAACAGTTGACCAGGCATTTAAAATCCcatgaaaaaaaattacagAGACAGTTACACAATGCAGATGTGGAAGtaacaaataatgatgTCGTATTAATGCCAAATGGCTATAATACCCCAGCTAAAGCTGATATAACAGTGCCAAGTCTAGATACTCCTTATTCTGAAGGTACCAGAATGATAGACATTAAATCGCCTCATggaataataaaaatccCCTGTATTTACGAAGGTTGTGATATGGAGATGACTGAGAAAGACGATTTAATGAACCATATGATAGAAGAGCATTTGGTCTCTCAGTTCTCGAAATCTGATAGAGTTTTTGAAGGTAATTTTACCAATGTCGATGGCATATTTCCTAGTCCACCAAACAGCAGTGTGTCTAGTGAGAGACCATCGACAGTCGATTTGTCGGTACTGACTCAATCACAAAGGGAATCCTTTTTGCACGACAACATCGATGTTCCGATCTCGCAAGGTCAACATGTACAACGTAAAAGTTCTGCGGATGGCAGGCCCTATCCTAAATTTCTATATCAACCTGGTCATGAAGGAGCCAGTCCAGTTAATCCATTTGCATTCGACTTAGTTAACAACGAGAGTCTGATAAGAGACTACTGGTGCAATTTGAACTGTAGAGTTGAAGGATGTTCATGTAGTTCTGGTAAATGGTTTAACTCAGTTTTCGAGTTAATTGAACATTACGATCAAACACACGAGTTCGTCCCAGTTACCTTAGTTAAATATGGTTATATCAGTTTATTCTCAACAGAAGAATAG